From a single Bacillus pseudomycoides DSM 12442 genomic region:
- a CDS encoding N-acetylmuramoyl-L-alanine amidase family protein: MKKAILPILMSTMFIVPAVSHAEKQDNMKQDAPKAEQTMQQSGWVKDGETWYFYDQKGMKKTGWLQDGGKWYYFDASGKMKMGYIEDENGAYLLGTDGALYTNTGWVQYEGDWYYILEGGNLHMGYLKYNDKTYYLDGFSKGKMRTGWIGEFLQGNYFLPDGSMVTGWNLINNQWHYFKDNGGAYNGWLSYQGSWYYFVGAKMQTSWVQDKDNWYYMNADGTMKTGWVQDNGNWYYLQSNGAMAVGKHFIDGKWYSFKDNGVMM; encoded by the coding sequence ATGAAGAAAGCTATTTTACCAATTTTGATGTCTACAATGTTTATCGTTCCTGCAGTATCACATGCAGAAAAACAAGATAATATGAAGCAGGACGCTCCAAAAGCAGAACAGACAATGCAACAAAGTGGTTGGGTAAAAGACGGAGAAACATGGTATTTCTATGATCAAAAGGGTATGAAGAAAACAGGATGGCTACAAGATGGAGGAAAATGGTACTACTTTGATGCAAGCGGAAAAATGAAAATGGGCTATATTGAAGATGAAAATGGAGCTTACTTATTAGGAACAGACGGTGCACTGTATACAAATACGGGATGGGTTCAATATGAGGGAGATTGGTATTACATTCTCGAAGGCGGAAATCTACACATGGGCTATCTTAAATATAATGATAAAACATATTATTTAGATGGATTTAGTAAAGGGAAAATGCGAACAGGTTGGATAGGAGAATTCCTACAAGGTAATTATTTCCTTCCTGATGGCTCAATGGTAACGGGTTGGAATTTAATTAATAATCAGTGGCATTATTTCAAAGATAACGGAGGTGCTTATAATGGCTGGTTAAGTTATCAAGGAAGCTGGTATTACTTTGTTGGTGCTAAGATGCAAACAAGTTGGGTACAAGATAAGGATAATTGGTACTATATGAATGCAGATGGCACAATGAAAACAGGTTGGGTACAAGATAATGGAAATTGGTACTATTTACAATCTAATGGTGCAATGGCAGTAGGAAAACATTTCATTGATGGTAAATGGTATTCATTCAAAGATAATGGCGTTATGATGTAA